The Glycine soja cultivar W05 chromosome 9, ASM419377v2, whole genome shotgun sequence sequence tgaatatgCCCTGACCATATCTTTAgctgaaattttgaattgtatGCTATTAATGCCCCTTAAAACAGGTTCTAGCTTCATTTTTACTGACAAATGTACCTGTTCTCTTTCTTTGTTGTATGTACATTAGAACTCACTATTGCCttgcattctttttcttttttaaatataactcTCAGGATGACACTGCTTTTGAGAAACAGAGTGCTCTTTTTGCTTTGGCAATATCAGATATTGTTCTGATAAACATGTAAGTTTTTAGGTCTAGATTATTGCTTTATAATTGATTGAATGGGGTGATACTTGAAGGCATTATGCTTGGCTATTTTAAAGTTTCTTAACAACTTCACACCCAACATTTTTGTGCAGTCCTAGAAACTACATTGCTTAGCTGAAGTCTAGGTGGAAAGGCAAATCTTTCTGTCTAACTTGGTGTATTGCCTGTTAGTTCTAGTAACTTATGTTTTAAGATACTCTTGTTTATCGTCTACTTAACACTTGGTAATTAGGATCACTGGCATTGTATGTCAATAAGTGTAGGATGGGATGTAATGTATTCTGTAACGGGAGGTGCAAAAGGAGATGATTTGCATCATCTTTCTTTATATTCtgctcattttttattatttccataTTTTCTTTGGAGTCTAATTAGTAATCAGATTTAATCAGAAAATAATAAGAACACTGTTTCATGGTTTATGGGAGCTTACATTAAACTTACGCTAACATTCAATCCATTTTGGACAATATTttgaagattttattttattcacagGTGGTGTCATGATATTGGTCGAGAACAAGCAGCAAATAAACCTCTTTTAAAAACAGTTTTTCAGGTAGTTTTTAGCCATGGATTACCCTCTGGTTGGGTATTCAATATTTGAGTTTTCACactttgatccttgtatttctAGGTCATGATGCGTCTATTCAGTCCCCGGAAAACGACATTGCTTTTTGTTATACGTGATAAAACAAAGGTCTAGAATCCTGGTCCTTTCTTGAGAACGTACACTTTTGTGATTTCCTGCTatttaatgttttatcatgTTTCTGCCTGTCTATGCAGACCCCACTTGAAAATTTGGAGCCTATTCTAAGAGAAGATATTCAGAAGGTGTGATTCCcattaaatttgagttttttttcttctctttattgCGGTTTCTTGTATTTCTTCATCATTAGTTCTTACCATGATATGAATTCCTCAGATTTGGGATGGCATTCGAAAACCCGAAGCCCATCAACATACTCCtctttgtgaattttttaatgtaagagCCATCTATCTCACCTTTTCATGTGCCAACTGTTTATGTGTGTATATTATGATATATGATTAATGAATCTTCAAATGAAGGTGGAGGTTACTGCTTTGTCAAGCTATGAGGACAAGGAGGATAAGTTCAAAGAGGAGGTACTCATTCATGAGATAGTGCATTGCTTTTAGAAGTTTGTGCTGGGATACTTTTTCCTTGTTCTGGAGTGATCTCTAATTTCTATTGTTTTCAGATCTGGTTCTTCTAGTTGGTAGTTTTCCGCCTATGAGTATTTATGCTAATAATGCAATTTTGGAAACCTTTGTATTTTAACTTTTCCATAAGGGTTCTTTCCTTATCGCAGATATGTTGTGGATCATAGTTTTGCACTTATTTATACAGGTTGCTCAATTACGGCAACGTTTCTTCCATTCTATAGCACCTGGAGGTCTGGCTGGTGATCGGCGTGGTGTTGTGCCTGCTTCTGCCTTTTCTATTAGTGCACAGCAAATATGGAAAGTCATACGGGAAAACAAGGATCTTGATCTTCCAGCTCATAAGGTTCCCTATTAGCTTATTTTTGGGATGGGATGTAACAATGTTTTGgttttcttatcatttttccattttatttaaCAGGTAATGGTTGCAACAGTGCGTTGTGAAGAGATTGCTAATGAAAAACTTAACCAACTACGCTCTGACAAGGTGCTCATCATTTCTTCTCTATTGTGAGTTGCTTCAGTTATTTTTAGAATCAATCATCACATGAATGAATTTGGCTTAGGGTTGGTTGGAATTGGAGGAAGCTATTGAATTGGGTCCAGTACGAGGTTTTGGGGAAAAGCTGAGCTCAATTATTGATGCCTGCCTTTCACAGTAAGTTCCAGATGCTGGTGAACTTTTACTtaagttgaagaaaaatatatgttcAGTAAACTACTTGATTTGCTGATTAATTTGAGTTAAGTCAACCTTTTTCTTGTCCCTATAATTCCTGTATATGTTTGAATGGTTGAAGAAGTATAATGATTTTTCGAATTAAATTAggatgcattttttatttttggtttacaCGGGGAGGTCTTCATTGCTTTGCTAAACTTCTTTTTCCTATTCAGAGTTTTCGTGACATAAGTTTGTTGAAACAGAATATTATTAACTGTTAAGATTTTTTATGAcaatctttctctttatatgctGATAATATCTGCTTTCAACAGATATGATGAGGAGGCAATCTTCTTTGATGAAGCTGTgagaaatgcaaaacaaaagcaATTGGAATCAAAGGCTTTGGATGTAAGGCTGCTGCCTgccttttatgattttattttgaatttttatagaGCAGACATGGGCTGTTGTAATAAACTTAATCCTCCCTGAAAACCTCAAGCAAACCGAAAGAAGTccgttttgtgtttttttttttgggagggGAAGTAAAGTACAGCTGGGTGGATAGAATTCCTTAGAAATACAATATTGAAGACTGAGCCAAAGAGGCTTGAAAATGCAACTATATTTTGCATTCTTTGCATATCAGAAATATGAGTATATGACTACCTGAAAACAAGCTTTTAGCAGAGCACAAAACTAAGGCTCTAAACCAAATCCTTCCCTATAGACAATGTTGGGGCAAATGGTTGCCCTTGAAAATTTGGATCTTCTGCTCCAACCAAATAGTATGCACTGACAATTCTGGACTCACTCTTTGAAAAACCTTGCAACCTATCCAAGTGCAGTTGTCAAACTTCATTTAGCTAGTTTAGCAACCTAGCAAATGGATATCGGATTCTTAAAACATTATCCTACCGCATTTGTATCAATATACTCTACAAATATTCAATATTGTTTACCCTAATAATTGATCCATCATTCCGTTGTTAAGCTACAATATTATCCACtctctataatttttattcatacTGCTCTGCACTGATTCTGTACAGTAATTTTCCATGAGTCTATCAAATAATGCAGAAATATTCTGTTCAAGTGTACTTGCTTAATTATCAGAAAATATAAATAGCCAAAAAACACCAAGGACTGTAGTACTGAAGTATTGCTGATAAGGACttctaaagagagagagagagagtgtgtgtgtgtgtatgtacaTAAAATTCTTGTAATTATATTCTTTCTTGGTGTCAACATTTCAGCTTGTGTACCCTGCTTATACAACATTGCTAGGGCATATACGCTCTAAAGCTCTAGATGATTTTAAGACTAAGCTGGAACAATCACTAAACAATGGAGAAGGGTTTGCTTCATCTGTTCGCACTTGGACTCAGTCTACTATGCTTGAGTTTGACAAAGCATCTGCTGGTAATAATCTGATATGATTCTTCTTCGTAGCATGTAACTGTCTGTTGTAACTTTATATGCATGTTTGAGAATTACTTCACAATTGGGGTGCCAATGCTGATGTTAGCTTGAGTTTCCATTTACTTTATGAATTTATATTAGGTGCCATCCTGTCATTCCTGCCTTGATTGTTTTACATTCCCACTTAAGACTTACATGGATGTAGATATTTAAAGTGAAGAAAATTTATGAGAAGAGGGAGATTTGCCCAAAACCTTCCCTTCCCCTCCTTAAGGTGCCTAGTTTCCTAAAACCTAGACTTGTAGAGAAAGGAAAAGTGCATGCTTATGTTATGTAAAacttcaaatgaatttaaagtttaaactacTTCCAATTACATGAACAGATCTTCCACCAGAAGACAGGTTTTCTCTATTAGCAAAATTTTTGAATTAGAGtcaaaataaagttttatatCTAAATTGTAGACATTTAGGGCTAACCATTATACAAAAGTTGAATaagagttaaaattaatttagagggcgagccctggtgcagcggtaaagttgtgccttggtgacttgttggtcatgggttcgaatccggaaacagcctctttgcatatgcaagggtaaggctgcgtacaatatccctcccccataccttcgcatagcgaagagcctctggacaatggggtacgaagttttttttttttttattgaacataaTACACAATCTTACTTTCAGTCCATAGTTTTAACAAATATAAGGGGGACTTTATATGGTGAAGATCaaggggaaaataaaatagtgcTTCTGATATTTTACATATTGCTATGGTGCTGTGTGTTTGTGAAATTAATGGAGAGAATTTATTGAGTTTGGCTGATCTCACAAACATTTGTCAAGagcatatttaaaatatgacttaagttgatttataagaagaaaaatgagtGCCTCAGCCCTCAAAGGATGCATAGTGCTATGAGTCTCTTGATTTATCCTATTTGTGTGTTTGAATTAGTAGTGAAAGATAGATTACATTGACCCTGATATCTCATGATTTGTTTACTTATTTAGTTAGGGTTATGATTAGTATAAATAAGGGTTTGTGTTCTAGATTTTATTAACGTGACATAATTACATTGCAATGTAGCTCAAATGCTCAATTAATATCAATTCAATGTTTCGTAGTCTAAACATGGTATCAGAGTGGTATCATCCACTGGCAAACTTTTCTGATGAACTTCCAGCAACTTGCTGGCAAACTTTGGGCAACCTTCAATTGCCAATGGCCTTTATGGATAACTTTTTAATCACCTTCTAGCAACTTTCTGGAAATCTTTCCGGTTAAATCTTCTTGTGAGTTGTCACCTCTGGTGAATTTCAAATGACTCTGTCAATCTCCAGCTTTGTTAATCTCCAATTACTTTATTTAGTTGTCCTGTTTTAGTCTAATCAAACCCTATATCGCCTTTTCAACCAAGTTTGGTTGAtcctataatattttaaaaaagtgtttATTTATGACTAGTTTAAAGTTTAGTAAGCTTTAACTTATAACTAGTTTAAAGTTTTGTAAGCTTTAACTTGTGGGGAAGTGTTAGAATAATGTGCAGTTCGAGTAAAACATGTGTTAAATGCATTTAGTTTTTCATAGGAATTAGTATTTAGAAAGTAGAACCGACTCACTCATTGCCTAGGATATAGTCCCCATTTAGTCTATTAAGAGTCTATATATAGATGTTTTGCATAACCTAGATACAGCATAATCAATTTCACTTAAGCAATTCCATCCTATCTCCCTTTCtctctattttctctttttatgtcCCTTTACATTCAGCAGTTTCTATTTACTTGCTTTAGAATCACATGTTCTCTCGTATTTGATGGAATCACTATTTCTGTTTTGTCATCATGTAAATGTTTTTTAGAATCACTAAACTCCCATTCCTATTTGTTGATTGTTTAATAATATTCACATTTTCCAGATGCTGCTATAAGACAAGCTAATTGGGGTGCTTCAAAAGTGCGAGACAAACTTCATCGTGATATTGATTCACATACTTCATCTGTGTGCAGTGCAAAACTATTGGAGATAACAACTAATTTTGAGGTAGTATTGTCGTTGCTACACAAGTGATTAATTGGTTGAGCTGGGTTATGTTTTCTTAATGCCTGCTATGTCTATCAGACACTAAAATAAAAGTATCTTATGCAGAAAAAATTGGCCAAGGCATTGGCGGAGCCTGTGGAGTCTCTCTTTGAAGCAGGTGGAAAGGACACCTGGCTTTCAATAAGAGAACTACTTAAACGTGAGACTGAAACTGCTGTATCAGAATTTTCTGCTTCTGTTGCTGGTTTTGAGCTGGATGAAGAAACAGTTGGAAGAATGCAACAAAGCTTAAGGGACTATGCAAGAAAAGTGGTGGAAAATAAAGCAAGAGATGAAGCTGGAAAGATTCTGATACGCATGAAAGATAGGTAACTGCATTTAAAGATATCTCGTCATTTATTTGGTGAAATTTGGGTTTGAATTGTAAAATGTGTTGAAAAGTTGATTGACTATTGACAATTGAATATTGATGTTTTGGAGCTCGGGAGTTGTATGGATTGAAACAAGACATGAACatgatactgtttttttttttattcattgatgTCTTTGGTTAGGGTAGAATGCCAGTGCCAGATTTTAATACAGAAGTTTCTGTCTGGTACAGTCATATCAGAGTTGTTTCAGCATTTTATTATGTTCGGCTTGTATACATAGGAAGTGTTCCCTCATTAGACATGCAGAGAGACAGAAATTTTGCAATTCGTCTGATTAAAAGTAGCGAAAGACATAAGAAAGCATTAGGAGAAACCATTAAAACAAGACCTTTCTTTCAATGGCTTTACTGGGATTTTGGTTTTGATTCATGTAATTTATCCCACCAGTTGTGTAAGGCTTGGTTATTATTGTTGCGTTTGGCTGTTTCCATAGGATTCAAGTGGGATGTTATATTTGAAATTGTGACAAAAAGGTATCACTCAAGCTTAAAGGAAAATTTTATTGCACAACTATATGACCTGTGATGTTCTATCATATATGGAACTGAATGTTGGGCGGCAAAAAGCCAACAAGAGAATAAACTCAATGTAGTAGAGATGAGAGTGTTATGTTGGATTAGTGGACATATTTAAATAAGATAGGATTGataatgaatatattatagAAAAAGTTGGGGTAGTACCTATGGTTGAGAAATGGTAGAAACTAACTGTAGGTGGTTTGGGACATATGTGATGATGACTTGTAGAAGCTGCAATAAGCAGAGTAAATCAGATGGAATGTAGCTCAATTGCTTGAGGTAAAGGGAGACTGAGACTGTCACAAACTATTGGCGAAACCATTAAAGATTTAATGGTCAATAGTTTCTAAACATGATTTGTGATAGAACATTTTGACATTGTCTGTTCCAAGTTTGCCAACCCTGTCTGGAAAATGCTTGGTTGTTGTTTCCATTGTTTTTGTTTCGGAGGATGCACTCTACTGTATTTGTACATTTTTATTCCGCTACGATGAAAGAAAATGAACTATTCCAGATAGATGTTCAgtttttggattagttttggtGGCTTACTGATTTCTGCCTTTCTGTAATATTCTTCAGGTTCTCTACAGTGTTCAATCATGATAATGATTCACTACCTAGAGTTTGGACTGGGAAGGAAGATATTAGAGCTATTACAAGGGATGCTCGCTCTGCGGTAATTGATAGCAAGTTCAATGATAAAATTTTAGCTTGTTTatagataaaattatattgGAAATTTCTCCTTTTTTAGCACCATGTAAAATAACTTCTGCTGCCATGTATCAGTCGCTGAAGCTTCTATCAGATATGGCTGCTATACGGTTGGATGAGAAGCCTGATCGCATTGAAAGTGCACTTCATTCATCTCTCATAGATAAAACTAGTGCTGCAACATCTTCACAATATCTAACTAGGGAAGCTTCTGTAGATCCATTGGCTTCAAGCACATGGGAGGAGGTAGTATATAGTGATATTTGTGGTTCCTGACTTGCTCTGTTaatgttgtaaaaaatattatatttgataatCGATATAAAATGTAGGTTTCCCCAGAAGACGTGCTTATCACTCCAGTGCAGTGCAAGGCTTTGTGGAGACAATTTCAGGGAGAAACTGAGTATACAGTTACTCAAGCTATTTCGGCTCaggtaaaatcaaatcaaatcatataataacatattatattatattatatcatatGCTATTATATGATACTATATTCCTGTCTACTTATTCTGTTTTCCTGTTATTGAGTTTTAGAGCATTTTTAGGCAACTTCTCTGCAGTATATGTTTgagatataataattaataaccatATGCATGCCTTAACCTTTACTTTGACAACCTCTCTGCACCCATTTGTTGTTGCCTGGTTTTGTCATGCTTCAGTTGCTCCATTTCCATGATAAAACCAGTTTGGTGAGAGTATTTCATGCAGGGATTTATGAGAATGGTGTTTACTCCAGGATTTTTGCTGTCTTTTTTTTGGTCCTTTTGTTTTATCTAGCTGCAGACTATGAAAATGTCATTCTTGTCCTTTATCTTTGCCTTGACACTTATCTAACTGCAGGTATACTAACATaggtactattttttttttctttcttttttggcgTGGATTCAGGAGGCCTACAAGCGGAGTAACAATTGGTTACCTCCTCCATGGGCAATAATGGCAATGGTCATACTtggttttaatgaatttatgatgctACTAAAGTACATATCACTTTCTAAAATCTTTTAactttgaattatttattattttcatcattCTGTTTCATTGGACCCTTTTTCCAGTAGTTTAATAATTACATTTGCTGACTTACATGTGAAACAGAAATCCTCTCTACCTGATGTTTATATTTGTTGCCTATCTACTCGGAAAGGCAATCTGGGTACAAATGGACATAGCTGGAGAGTTTCGACATGGCACTGTGAGTATGACTGGACTTATACCTTTCCGCAGCAGTTGGATTGTAAAGATTCTGTGATGGTTTTTCTGCCCAAGTGAATGACTCTTACAATCATGCTATGTGCACACATACACACTAATTAGGTCCattgacattttcttttttaaattacacAACATTCTACAACGCGAAATTTCTGCTATTAACTAAATATACATTTAATGAGTAGGATTTACTAGTTCAAAATT is a genomic window containing:
- the LOC114367164 gene encoding protein ROOT HAIR DEFECTIVE 3 homolog 2-like gives rise to the protein MANDDCCATQLIDGHGEFNVAGLDSFIRTVNLASCGLSYAVVAIMGPQSSGKSTLMNHLFHTSFREMDAFRGRSQTTKGIWIAKCVGIEPSTIAMDLEGTDGRERGEDDTAFEKQSALFALAISDIVLINMWCHDIGREQAANKPLLKTVFQVMMRLFSPRKTTLLFVIRDKTKTPLENLEPILREDIQKIWDGIRKPEAHQHTPLCEFFNVEVTALSSYEDKEDKFKEEVAQLRQRFFHSIAPGGLAGDRRGVVPASAFSISAQQIWKVIRENKDLDLPAHKVMVATVRCEEIANEKLNQLRSDKGWLELEEAIELGPVRGFGEKLSSIIDACLSQYDEEAIFFDEAVRNAKQKQLESKALDLVYPAYTTLLGHIRSKALDDFKTKLEQSLNNGEGFASSVRTWTQSTMLEFDKASADAAIRQANWGASKVRDKLHRDIDSHTSSVCSAKLLEITTNFEKKLAKALAEPVESLFEAGGKDTWLSIRELLKRETETAVSEFSASVAGFELDEETVGRMQQSLRDYARKVVENKARDEAGKILIRMKDRFSTVFNHDNDSLPRVWTGKEDIRAITRDARSASLKLLSDMAAIRLDEKPDRIESALHSSLIDKTSAATSSQYLTREASVDPLASSTWEEVSPEDVLITPVQCKALWRQFQGETEYTVTQAISAQEAYKRSNNWLPPPWAIMAMVILGFNEFMMLLKNPLYLMFIFVAYLLGKAIWVQMDIAGEFRHGTLPGLLSISSKFLPTVMNLIKRLAEEAQGNQTPQESQGSTSQTQIFRNHVHKPDSVSNSISNVSSVGSSVDDNEYSTANLSHRRRTNAPEAEFS